In a single window of the Pseudomonas oryzihabitans genome:
- the crtY gene encoding lycopene beta-cyclase CrtY, translating to MRPDLLIVGGGLAGGLLALRLAETRPELDWRLVEAGPRLGGNHTWSFHEPDLTAPQHAWIAPLVAHRWPGYEVRFPERQRQLGSGYASISAERFHEVLSARLPAERLLLGREVLRLQDDGVVFADGYTLAAGAVIDARGPRPDPALWLGYQKFLGQEVRLTHPHGLAEPIVMDATVDQLDGYRFVYSLPLAPDRLLIEDTYYADGESLPVERLRQHLADYARQQDWEIAEVLREEQGVLPITLGGDLGRYWRNVTDGAPIGLAAGLFHPTTGYSLPEAVRLAEHLAAQPFTSSATLRDILRDYARGRWQGQGFFRLLNRMLFLAGRPEHRVRVMQRFYGLGEPLIQRFYAGRLTAFDRLRILSGKPPVPLKPALDAALARPPQSKEAP from the coding sequence ATGCGCCCTGACCTGCTGATCGTCGGGGGTGGCCTGGCCGGGGGATTGCTCGCCCTGCGCCTGGCCGAAACCCGCCCGGAGCTGGACTGGCGCCTGGTGGAGGCCGGCCCGCGCCTGGGTGGCAATCACACCTGGTCCTTCCACGAGCCAGACCTCACCGCGCCCCAGCATGCCTGGATCGCGCCCCTGGTCGCCCACCGCTGGCCGGGCTACGAGGTGCGCTTCCCCGAGCGGCAGCGGCAGCTCGGTAGCGGCTACGCCAGCATCAGCGCCGAGCGCTTCCATGAGGTGCTGAGCGCACGGCTGCCGGCCGAGCGCCTGTTGCTGGGCCGCGAGGTGTTGCGGCTGCAGGACGACGGCGTGGTCTTCGCCGATGGCTACACCCTGGCCGCGGGCGCGGTGATCGACGCCCGGGGGCCGCGACCCGATCCGGCGCTCTGGCTCGGCTATCAGAAATTTCTCGGCCAGGAGGTGCGTCTTACCCACCCCCACGGCCTCGCCGAACCCATCGTGATGGACGCCACCGTCGATCAGCTGGACGGCTATCGCTTCGTCTACAGCCTGCCGCTGGCCCCGGATCGCCTGCTGATCGAAGACACCTACTACGCCGACGGCGAAAGCCTTCCCGTCGAACGTCTGCGCCAGCATCTGGCCGACTACGCCCGCCAGCAGGATTGGGAAATCGCCGAGGTGCTGCGCGAGGAACAGGGCGTGCTGCCCATCACCCTGGGCGGCGATCTCGGCCGCTACTGGCGCAATGTCACGGACGGTGCGCCCATTGGCCTGGCTGCGGGGCTGTTCCATCCCACCACCGGCTATTCGCTGCCCGAAGCGGTGCGCCTGGCGGAGCACCTGGCCGCCCAGCCCTTCACCTCCAGTGCGACGCTGCGCGATATCCTGCGGGACTATGCCCGGGGCCGCTGGCAGGGCCAAGGCTTTTTCCGCCTGCTCAACCGCATGCTCTTTCTCGCTGGCCGCCCCGAACACCGGGTGCGTGTCATGCAACGGTTCTACGGCCTCGGCGAACCGCTGATCCAGCGGTTCTACGCCGGCCGCCTTACCGCCTTCGATCGCCTGCGCATCCTTTCCGGCAAACCGCCGGTACCGCTGAAACCGGCACTGGATGCTGCGCTGGCGCGTCCCCCTCAGTCCAAGGAAGCACCATGA
- a CDS encoding YeaC family protein, producing MSTSFAQMLENITPDIYDGLKLAVEIGKWPDGRKLSRDQVELCLQAVIAYEAKHLPEDQRTGYMGPQECASKSVPIENILFKSDAIH from the coding sequence ATGTCGACATCCTTCGCCCAGATGCTGGAAAACATCACCCCCGATATCTACGACGGCCTGAAGCTGGCCGTGGAGATCGGCAAGTGGCCCGACGGCCGCAAACTCAGTCGTGACCAGGTCGAGCTCTGTCTGCAGGCAGTGATTGCCTACGAGGCCAAGCACCTGCCCGAAGACCAGCGGACCGGTTATATGGGCCCCCAGGAATGCGCCTCCAAGTCGGTGCCCATCGAGAACATCCTGTTCAAGTCCGACGCCATTCACTGA
- a CDS encoding phytoene desaturase, whose amino-acid sequence MTQGNVPKRAIVIGAGFGGIALAIRLQSAGIATTLIEGRDKPGGRAYVYEDAGFTFDAGPTVITDPSALEELFALSGRRMSDYVELLPVSPFYQLCWEDGTRFDYVNDQARLDEQIRALEPDDVAGYQRFLAYSQAVFEEGYIRLGAKPFLKVSDMLAAGPKLLQLSAWRSVYAQVSRFVKSEKLRQALSFHTLLVGGNPFATSSIYALIHALERKWGVWFAKGGTHQLVLGLLKLFTDLGGEVRLNAPVGRILTEGNRATGVCLADGSQIEADLVASNADVVHTYRKLLGHHTHGVVESNRLKRKRHSMSLFVIHFGLSRPPVGLEHHMVCFGQRYRGLIDELFKGPGVPDDFSLYLHSPCVTDPSLAPPGQSAHYVLAPVPHLGNADVDWSVEGPRLRDKILAYLEERYMPGLREHLVTSRIFTPADFHQELNAYHGSAFSLEPILTQSAWFRPHNRDSVIPNLYLVGAGTHPGAGVPGVVGSAKATASVILEEHG is encoded by the coding sequence ATGACCCAAGGTAACGTGCCCAAGCGGGCCATCGTCATCGGCGCCGGCTTTGGCGGTATCGCCCTGGCGATCCGCCTGCAGTCGGCCGGCATCGCCACCACCCTCATCGAGGGTCGCGACAAGCCCGGTGGCCGTGCCTACGTCTATGAGGACGCGGGCTTCACCTTCGATGCCGGCCCCACCGTCATCACCGATCCCTCAGCGCTCGAAGAGCTGTTCGCCCTCAGTGGTCGGCGGATGAGCGACTATGTTGAGCTCCTCCCGGTCAGCCCCTTCTACCAGCTGTGCTGGGAAGACGGCACCCGTTTCGACTACGTCAACGACCAGGCCCGACTGGACGAACAGATCCGCGCCCTGGAACCGGACGATGTGGCGGGCTACCAGCGCTTTCTCGCCTATTCCCAGGCGGTGTTCGAGGAAGGCTATATCCGCCTGGGCGCCAAGCCCTTCCTCAAGGTGAGCGACATGCTCGCCGCCGGACCCAAGCTGCTCCAGCTCAGTGCCTGGCGCAGCGTCTACGCCCAGGTGTCGCGTTTCGTGAAGAGCGAAAAACTGCGCCAGGCGCTGTCGTTCCATACCCTGCTGGTGGGCGGCAATCCCTTCGCCACCTCCTCGATCTATGCGCTGATCCACGCGCTGGAGCGCAAGTGGGGCGTCTGGTTCGCCAAGGGCGGTACCCATCAACTGGTCCTGGGTCTGCTGAAGCTCTTTACCGATCTCGGCGGCGAAGTACGGCTGAACGCGCCGGTGGGACGTATCCTCACTGAAGGCAATCGCGCCACCGGCGTCTGCCTGGCCGATGGCAGCCAGATCGAGGCCGATCTGGTGGCCTCCAACGCCGACGTGGTGCATACCTATCGCAAGCTGCTCGGTCACCACACCCATGGCGTGGTCGAGAGCAACCGCCTCAAGCGCAAGAGACACAGCATGTCGCTGTTCGTCATCCACTTCGGCCTGAGCCGGCCGCCGGTGGGCCTCGAACACCACATGGTCTGCTTCGGCCAGCGCTATCGCGGCCTCATCGACGAGCTGTTCAAGGGCCCCGGCGTACCGGACGACTTCTCGCTCTATCTGCACTCGCCCTGCGTCACCGACCCCTCGCTGGCGCCACCCGGCCAGAGTGCCCACTACGTGCTGGCGCCGGTACCACACCTGGGCAATGCCGACGTCGACTGGAGCGTGGAAGGCCCGCGCCTGCGCGACAAGATCCTCGCCTACCTGGAAGAGCGCTACATGCCGGGGCTGCGTGAGCACCTGGTCACCTCGCGCATCTTCACCCCCGCCGATTTCCACCAGGAGCTGAACGCCTACCACGGCTCGGCCTTCTCCCTGGAGCCCATCCTCACCCAGAGCGCCTGGTTCCGGCCGCACAATCGCGATAGTGTCATTCCCAACCTCTATCTGGTCGGCGCGGGGACCCATCCCGGTGCCGGCGTTCCGGGCGTGGTGGGCTCAGCCAAGGCCACCGCCAGCGTCATCCTCGAGGAGCACGGTTAG
- the pdeM gene encoding ligase-associated DNA damage response endonuclease PdeM gives MPAYHPLILAGVELWLLAEKAIYWPARQALLVADIHFGKAAAFRALGQPVPHGTTAGNIARLDALLARYDCREIIFLGDFLHAPESRAPLTLDTLARWRERQAELRLLLIRGNHDRRAGDPPANLGIEVVGEPLELEGLSLQHEPDPHPRLPVLAGHIHPAFRLHGRGRQALRLPCFCLENDEVLILPAFGDFTGGHLLAPNPARRIFVVGDGGIWPLR, from the coding sequence ATGCCTGCCTATCACCCCCTCATCCTCGCCGGAGTCGAACTCTGGCTGCTCGCGGAAAAGGCGATCTATTGGCCAGCGCGCCAAGCGCTGCTGGTAGCGGACATCCACTTTGGTAAGGCCGCCGCGTTTCGGGCGCTGGGTCAGCCTGTGCCCCATGGCACCACGGCGGGCAACATCGCCCGGCTGGATGCCCTGCTGGCGCGCTACGACTGTCGCGAGATCATCTTCCTGGGCGACTTCCTGCATGCTCCGGAATCCCGCGCGCCCCTGACCCTGGACACCCTGGCGCGCTGGCGCGAGCGCCAGGCCGAGCTACGCCTGCTGTTGATCCGCGGCAACCATGACCGGCGCGCCGGGGATCCCCCGGCGAATCTGGGCATCGAGGTGGTGGGTGAGCCGCTGGAACTGGAGGGTCTGTCGCTGCAGCACGAACCCGATCCCCATCCGCGACTGCCGGTGCTGGCCGGGCACATCCATCCGGCGTTTCGGCTGCACGGCCGGGGACGACAGGCACTGCGTCTGCCCTGCTTCTGTCTGGAAAATGATGAGGTGCTGATCCTGCCGGCCTTTGGTGACTTCACCGGCGGGCACCTGCTGGCGCCCAACCCAGCGCGGCGGATCTTCGTGGTGGGGGATGGCGGTATCTGGCCCTTGCGCTAG
- the pepN gene encoding aminopeptidase N: MRTDQPQTIYLKDYQAPEYLIEETRLRFELHDDQTLVHAELRLQRNPARGAGLPPLVLHGEELELLAVALDDQALAAGDYQVEAGSLTLQPQGEAFVLKTSVRIHPESNTALEGLYVSGKMFCTQCEAEGFRKITYYLDRPDVMSVFTTTVEADKAKYPILLSNGNPVASGDTEGGRHWATWEDPFPKPAYLFALVAGDLWCVEDSYRTGSGRDVALRIYVEPENIGKLQHAMDSLKKSMRWDEEAYGREYDLDIFMIVAVNDFNMGAMENKGLNIFNSSAVLASPRTATDAAHQRVEAIVAHEYFHNWSGNRVTCRDWFQLSLKEGFTVFRDAGFSSDMNSPTVKRIEDVAFLRTNQFAEDAGPMAHPVRPDHFIEISNFYTLTVYEKGAEVVRMLHTLLGPDGFRKGTDLYFERHDGQAVTCDDFVKALEDANGADFSQFKRWYSQSGTPRLAVSEQYDAAAKTYRLTFRQSCPPTPGQPTKEPFVIPVQLGLLDGQGRELPLRLEGEAAAQGTDRVLSVTQAEQTFTFVDVPEQPLPSLLRGFSAPVKLSFPYSREQLTFLMQHDSDGFNRWDAGQQLAVQVLQEMIAGQPLDTRLVEALRTVAADESLDPAMVAEMLSLPSEAYLVELSEQADPGAIHGARRQARRAIAEALRDVLWQRYRSAREESSATPYQASADHIARRSLQNAALGYLMLLEEPEARDAALEQFEHADNMTERLAALSALVNSGFEQEKAEVLARFHEEFKADPLVMDTWLSVQASSPLPGGLARVQALMENPVFTLKNPNKVRALIGAFANANLVNFHAEDGSGYRFLADQIITLNRLNPQIASRLLTPLTRWKKYGPARQALMRAELERILASGELSSDVYEVVSKSLA; the protein is encoded by the coding sequence ATGCGCACCGACCAGCCCCAGACCATCTACCTCAAGGACTACCAGGCGCCCGAGTACCTCATCGAGGAAACCCGCCTGCGCTTCGAGCTGCACGACGACCAGACCCTGGTGCACGCCGAGCTGCGCCTGCAGCGTAATCCGGCGCGTGGCGCCGGCTTGCCGCCGCTGGTGCTGCACGGCGAGGAGCTGGAGTTGCTGGCGGTCGCGCTGGACGATCAGGCGCTGGCCGCTGGCGATTACCAGGTCGAGGCGGGCAGCCTGACCCTGCAGCCGCAGGGCGAGGCCTTCGTGCTCAAGACCTCAGTGCGCATCCATCCGGAAAGCAACACCGCCCTGGAAGGGCTGTACGTCTCCGGCAAGATGTTCTGCACCCAGTGCGAGGCCGAGGGCTTCCGCAAGATCACCTACTACCTGGATCGCCCGGACGTGATGAGCGTCTTCACCACCACGGTGGAGGCCGACAAGGCCAAGTACCCGATCCTGCTCTCCAACGGCAACCCCGTGGCCAGCGGCGACACCGAGGGTGGTCGGCACTGGGCCACCTGGGAAGATCCCTTCCCCAAGCCGGCCTATCTGTTCGCCCTCGTGGCCGGTGACCTCTGGTGCGTGGAAGACAGCTACCGCACCGGCAGCGGCCGCGACGTGGCCCTGCGTATCTATGTCGAGCCGGAAAACATCGGCAAGCTGCAGCACGCCATGGACAGCCTGAAGAAATCCATGCGCTGGGACGAAGAGGCCTATGGCCGCGAATATGATCTGGACATCTTCATGATCGTGGCGGTGAACGACTTCAACATGGGCGCCATGGAAAACAAGGGGCTCAACATCTTCAACTCCAGCGCCGTGCTGGCCAGCCCGCGCACCGCCACCGACGCCGCTCACCAGCGCGTCGAGGCCATCGTCGCCCACGAGTACTTCCACAACTGGTCGGGCAACCGCGTGACCTGCCGCGACTGGTTCCAGCTGTCGCTCAAGGAAGGCTTCACCGTGTTCCGTGATGCCGGCTTCAGCTCCGACATGAATTCGCCAACGGTCAAGCGCATTGAGGACGTGGCCTTCCTGCGCACCAACCAGTTCGCCGAGGACGCCGGCCCCATGGCCCACCCGGTGCGTCCGGATCACTTCATCGAGATCTCCAACTTCTACACCCTGACGGTGTACGAGAAGGGCGCCGAGGTGGTGCGGATGCTGCACACCCTGTTGGGCCCCGATGGCTTCCGCAAGGGCACCGATCTCTACTTCGAGCGTCACGATGGCCAGGCGGTGACCTGCGATGATTTCGTCAAGGCGCTGGAAGACGCCAATGGCGCCGACTTCAGCCAGTTCAAGCGCTGGTACAGCCAGTCCGGTACCCCGCGCCTGGCGGTCAGCGAGCAGTACGATGCGGCGGCCAAGACCTATCGCCTGACCTTCCGCCAGAGCTGTCCGCCTACCCCGGGCCAGCCGACCAAGGAGCCCTTCGTCATCCCGGTCCAGCTGGGCCTGCTGGATGGCCAGGGCCGCGAGCTGCCTCTGCGCCTGGAAGGCGAAGCCGCCGCCCAGGGCACCGACCGGGTGCTGTCGGTCACCCAGGCCGAGCAGACCTTCACCTTCGTCGACGTGCCCGAGCAGCCGCTGCCTTCGCTGCTGCGTGGCTTCTCCGCGCCGGTCAAGCTCAGCTTCCCCTACAGCCGCGAGCAGCTGACCTTCCTCATGCAGCATGACAGCGACGGCTTCAATCGCTGGGATGCTGGTCAGCAACTGGCGGTGCAGGTGCTGCAGGAGATGATCGCCGGCCAGCCGCTGGACACCCGTCTGGTGGAGGCCCTGCGCACCGTGGCGGCGGACGAGTCCCTCGATCCGGCCATGGTCGCCGAGATGCTGTCGCTGCCGTCCGAGGCCTACCTGGTGGAGCTGTCCGAACAGGCCGATCCGGGGGCCATCCATGGCGCTCGTCGCCAGGCCCGCCGTGCCATCGCCGAGGCCCTGCGCGACGTGCTCTGGCAGCGCTACCGCAGCGCTCGTGAGGAATCGAGTGCCACGCCCTACCAGGCCAGCGCCGACCATATCGCGCGTCGCAGCCTGCAGAACGCCGCCCTGGGCTATCTGATGCTGCTGGAAGAGCCGGAAGCCCGCGATGCCGCCCTGGAGCAGTTCGAGCACGCCGACAACATGACCGAGCGCCTGGCCGCGCTGAGTGCCCTGGTCAATTCTGGCTTCGAGCAGGAGAAGGCGGAGGTGCTGGCGCGCTTCCACGAGGAGTTCAAGGCCGATCCGCTGGTCATGGACACTTGGCTCAGCGTCCAGGCTTCCAGTCCGCTGCCGGGCGGCCTGGCCCGCGTCCAGGCGCTGATGGAGAACCCGGTCTTCACCCTGAAGAACCCCAACAAGGTGCGGGCGCTGATCGGGGCCTTCGCCAACGCCAACCTGGTCAACTTCCACGCCGAGGATGGCAGCGGCTACCGCTTCCTGGCCGACCAGATCATCACCCTCAACCGGCTCAATCCGCAGATCGCGTCGCGCCTGCTCACGCCCCTGACCCGCTGGAAGAAGTACGGTCCTGCGCGTCAGGCCCTGATGCGCGCCGAACTGGAGCGCATCCTGGCCAGCGGCGAGCTGTCCAGCGATGTCTATGAGGTGGTGAGCAAGAGCTTGGCGTAG
- a CDS encoding nucleotide disphospho-sugar-binding domain-containing protein: MADTRPDAAMHVALISPPLPSHLSTHLVLGEALVALGHRVTLLHQAEVGDRPLPAGIDFQAIGATSHPRGSLGPLLARTASSKPWSVFGVIADMARNTELFCREGPGALRDLGVDCLIADQMEPAGGLLGEHLGLPYASLACAVPMNREPHLPLPTLPFAYPGSERERQIVQGATQVFDLIMRGQGKVIQRQAQAFGLGERRTLDDCFSPYLQLSQCLPGFDFPRRAPPPHFHEVGPLRPPAAREQHLALEIDPRRPFVFASFGTLQGGRLPLFRRVAQACRQLDVQVLIAHCGRLDGTAERRLLDDGATWVTDFAPQEAAIARADAVITHGGFNTVLDALAAGKPMLALPMVFDQPGIARRLERVGAGLCLAPRLASKARLAQALGAVLADPSYRRAAERFVPIAAAAGGATAAARLVDGLARRGLHHAP; encoded by the coding sequence GTGGCCGACACCCGACCGGACGCCGCCATGCATGTCGCCCTGATCTCGCCGCCGCTGCCGAGCCACCTGTCCACCCATCTAGTGCTGGGCGAGGCGCTGGTCGCGCTTGGTCATCGGGTCACCCTGTTGCACCAGGCGGAGGTCGGCGACCGGCCGCTTCCGGCCGGGATCGACTTCCAGGCCATAGGTGCGACCAGCCATCCGCGTGGCAGCCTGGGCCCCTTGCTCGCCCGTACCGCCAGCAGCAAGCCTTGGTCGGTGTTCGGGGTGATCGCCGACATGGCACGCAATACCGAACTGTTCTGCCGCGAAGGCCCGGGAGCCTTGCGTGACCTGGGCGTCGATTGCCTCATCGCCGATCAGATGGAGCCGGCCGGCGGCCTACTTGGAGAGCATCTCGGCCTGCCCTATGCCTCCTTGGCGTGCGCCGTGCCGATGAATCGCGAACCCCACCTGCCGTTGCCCACCCTGCCCTTCGCCTATCCTGGCAGCGAGCGGGAGCGGCAGATCGTCCAGGGCGCCACCCAGGTGTTCGACCTGATCATGCGTGGCCAGGGCAAGGTGATCCAGCGCCAGGCCCAGGCTTTCGGTCTTGGCGAGCGGCGTACCCTGGATGACTGCTTCTCGCCCTATCTGCAGCTGAGCCAGTGTCTGCCGGGCTTCGACTTTCCCCGCCGTGCGCCGCCGCCCCACTTCCACGAGGTAGGCCCGCTGCGTCCGCCGGCGGCTCGCGAACAGCATCTGGCGCTGGAGATAGATCCGCGCCGACCCTTCGTCTTCGCCTCCTTCGGCACGCTGCAGGGCGGACGGCTACCGCTGTTCCGCCGCGTCGCCCAGGCCTGTCGCCAGCTGGACGTTCAGGTGCTGATCGCCCACTGCGGGCGGCTGGATGGCACCGCCGAGCGCCGCCTGCTCGACGATGGCGCCACCTGGGTCACCGACTTCGCGCCCCAGGAAGCCGCCATTGCCCGCGCCGATGCCGTCATCACCCATGGCGGTTTCAATACCGTGCTGGACGCCCTAGCGGCCGGCAAACCCATGCTGGCCCTGCCCATGGTCTTCGATCAGCCGGGCATCGCCCGGCGCCTGGAGCGGGTCGGCGCCGGCCTTTGCCTGGCGCCGCGGCTAGCCAGCAAGGCACGCCTCGCCCAGGCCCTTGGCGCGGTCCTGGCCGATCCCAGCTATCGCCGGGCGGCCGAACGCTTCGTGCCCATCGCGGCGGCGGCCGGGGGTGCCACCGCCGCTGCACGGTTGGTGGATGGCCTGGCCCGGCGAGGACTGCATCATGCGCCCTGA
- a CDS encoding polyprenyl synthetase family protein, whose translation MATVLVPNATDNFAATLQGQRTRIDERLAVLLPAGDDPVAEAIRSGVMAPGKRLRPLLMVLAADDLGQPDEAVLDLGCAVEMVHAASLFLDDMPCMDDARLRRGRPTLHVQFGEDVAMLAAVALLSHALRLVAGLAAVPAETRTQMVCQLADAVGTAGLVCGQYHDLHGGRQARPADAIALTNQLKTGALFSAAMGMASATLVTSAQQREAFQVFACQLGLAFQLLDDLDDGKGLGKDADKDGDKSTLVSLLGRDHAQRQLQSHLRQAREALAQADCADGALAGLLDIVFRPR comes from the coding sequence ATGGCGACCGTATTAGTGCCGAACGCGACAGACAATTTTGCCGCTACGCTCCAAGGGCAGCGTACCCGTATCGACGAGCGTCTGGCAGTACTGTTGCCGGCCGGTGATGATCCGGTCGCCGAGGCCATCCGCAGTGGCGTCATGGCGCCCGGCAAGCGGTTGCGTCCGCTGCTGATGGTGCTGGCGGCCGACGACCTGGGCCAGCCCGACGAGGCCGTGCTCGACCTGGGCTGTGCGGTGGAGATGGTCCATGCGGCCTCGCTGTTCCTCGACGACATGCCCTGCATGGACGATGCCCGGCTACGCCGTGGCCGGCCGACCCTGCATGTACAGTTTGGTGAAGACGTCGCCATGCTGGCGGCAGTGGCCCTGCTCAGCCACGCCCTGCGCCTGGTCGCCGGGCTGGCCGCGGTGCCGGCCGAGACCCGCACCCAGATGGTCTGCCAGTTAGCGGATGCCGTTGGCACGGCCGGTCTGGTCTGCGGCCAGTACCACGATCTGCATGGCGGACGGCAGGCCCGCCCGGCCGATGCCATCGCCCTCACCAACCAGCTCAAGACCGGCGCGCTGTTTTCCGCCGCCATGGGCATGGCCAGCGCGACCCTGGTCACCTCCGCGCAGCAGCGCGAGGCGTTTCAGGTCTTCGCCTGCCAGTTGGGTCTGGCCTTCCAGTTGCTCGACGACCTCGACGATGGCAAGGGCCTGGGCAAGGATGCTGACAAGGATGGTGACAAATCCACCCTGGTCAGCCTGCTGGGTCGCGATCATGCCCAGCGCCAGCTGCAGAGCCATCTCAGGCAGGCACGCGAAGCGCTTGCCCAGGCCGATTGCGCCGACGGCGCCTTGGCCGGGCTACTCGATATCGTCTTTCGTCCGCGTTAG
- the fni gene encoding type 2 isopentenyl-diphosphate Delta-isomerase codes for MVDWELASRKNDHLDIVLDPHKARSAVTTGLEAFRFTHDALPELNLDDVDLGTRLFDRPLAAPLLISSMTGGPERAALINRHLAEAAQALGIALAVGSQRIALQQGGDQGLTGELRRLAPDVPLLANFGAAQLVAGYGLTEARRAVEMIEADALIVHLNPLQEAVQAGGDRTWRGILAALENLVTHLAVPVVVKEVGAGLSGRAARQLIDVGVAVLDVAGAGGTSWAAVEAERARDAQQRAIARAFADWGIPTAESLRQVRAACPQATVIASGGIRDGIDVAKAIRLGADLAGQAAAALPGATESTEAVIAHFQVVIEQLRIACFCTGSADLAQLRQAELLDATSARCP; via the coding sequence ATGGTGGATTGGGAACTGGCAAGCCGCAAGAACGATCATCTGGACATCGTGCTGGATCCCCACAAGGCCCGCAGCGCCGTCACCACGGGCCTGGAGGCCTTTCGCTTCACCCATGACGCCCTGCCCGAACTGAATCTCGACGACGTCGACCTGGGCACGCGCCTGTTCGACCGTCCGCTGGCAGCGCCCCTGCTCATCAGCTCCATGACCGGCGGTCCAGAGCGGGCGGCGCTGATCAACCGGCATCTGGCCGAAGCGGCCCAGGCCCTGGGTATCGCCCTGGCCGTCGGCTCCCAGCGCATCGCCCTGCAGCAGGGGGGCGACCAGGGCCTGACCGGTGAATTGCGCCGCCTGGCGCCGGACGTACCGCTGCTGGCCAATTTTGGCGCCGCGCAGCTGGTGGCCGGCTATGGCCTCACCGAGGCGCGGCGGGCGGTGGAGATGATCGAGGCAGACGCCTTGATCGTGCATCTCAATCCGCTGCAGGAAGCCGTACAGGCCGGTGGTGATCGCACTTGGCGGGGCATTCTGGCCGCGCTGGAAAACCTGGTTACACATCTGGCCGTACCGGTCGTCGTCAAGGAAGTGGGCGCCGGGCTCTCCGGTCGCGCTGCTCGGCAGCTGATCGACGTGGGCGTAGCCGTGCTGGACGTAGCGGGCGCGGGCGGGACCAGCTGGGCTGCCGTGGAAGCCGAGCGCGCCCGTGACGCGCAGCAGCGTGCCATCGCCCGAGCCTTCGCCGACTGGGGCATCCCCACCGCCGAAAGCCTGCGTCAGGTACGCGCCGCCTGCCCGCAAGCAACGGTGATCGCCTCGGGCGGCATCCGCGACGGCATCGACGTGGCCAAGGCCATTCGCCTCGGCGCAGACCTCGCGGGTCAGGCGGCGGCCGCTCTCCCCGGTGCTACCGAGTCGACCGAGGCGGTGATCGCGCATTTCCAGGTGGTGATCGAGCAGCTGCGCATCGCCTGCTTCTGCACCGGTTCGGCCGATCTGGCGCAGTTGCGCCAGGCCGAGCTGCTGGACGCCACCTCGGCCCGGTGCCCATAG
- a CDS encoding DUF2797 domain-containing protein: MTELGRGALRKMAVTLADPVNYAFRLDEREVPVNPLIGRRVRLEYLGAIHCTHCGRKTRKSFSQGYCYPCFIALAQCDSCIVSPEKCHYEHGTCRQPEWGEAHCMVPHVVYLANSSGLKVGITRATQLPTRWIDQGAYQALPILRVATRQQSGLVEDVLRSQVGDRTNWRAMLKGVAAPEDLVAVRERIFDACAQGLDDLQGRFGLQAIQPVVDMAPIEIHYPVTVYPTKVVSHDLEKTPVVEGTLLGIKGQYLMFYTGVINIRKYTAYQLAVSVSE, translated from the coding sequence ATGACCGAACTGGGCCGTGGCGCCCTGCGCAAGATGGCCGTGACCCTGGCCGACCCCGTCAACTATGCCTTCCGCCTCGATGAGCGCGAGGTGCCGGTCAACCCGCTGATCGGCCGCCGCGTGCGCCTCGAATACCTGGGCGCCATCCATTGCACGCACTGCGGTCGCAAGACCCGCAAGAGCTTCAGCCAGGGCTATTGCTATCCCTGCTTCATTGCCCTGGCCCAGTGCGACAGCTGCATCGTCAGCCCGGAGAAGTGCCACTACGAGCACGGCACCTGCCGCCAGCCGGAGTGGGGCGAAGCCCACTGCATGGTGCCCCACGTGGTCTACCTGGCCAATTCCTCGGGCCTCAAGGTGGGCATCACCCGCGCCACCCAGCTGCCCACTCGCTGGATCGACCAGGGCGCCTACCAGGCGCTGCCGATCCTGAGGGTCGCCACCCGGCAGCAATCCGGCCTGGTGGAGGACGTGTTGCGTAGCCAGGTGGGCGACCGCACCAACTGGCGCGCCATGCTCAAGGGCGTCGCCGCGCCGGAAGACCTGGTGGCGGTACGCGAGCGCATCTTCGATGCCTGCGCCCAGGGCCTGGACGATCTCCAGGGCCGTTTCGGCCTGCAGGCGATCCAGCCGGTGGTCGACATGGCGCCCATCGAGATCCATTATCCGGTCACGGTCTATCCCACCAAGGTGGTCAGTCATGACCTGGAAAAGACGCCTGTGGTGGAAGGCACGCTGCTGGGCATCAAGGGTCAATACCTGATGTTCTACACCGGCGTGATCAACATTCGCAAGTACACGGCCTATCAGCTGGCCGTGTCCGTTTCCGAGTAA